The proteins below are encoded in one region of Thermosulfurimonas marina:
- the rpiB gene encoding ribose 5-phosphate isomerase B, with the protein MRIVLASDHAGFELKERIKEYLQEMGHEVLDVGCHSCESVDYPVFGAKGLEKLLSGQAERGIFICGTGLGMTIMANRFPGIRAALCHDCYTARMCRLHNDANVLTMGGRVIGPALALEIVRIFLETPFEDGRHSRRLQLIEEYARSLQNVRQD; encoded by the coding sequence ATGAGGATCGTCCTGGCCTCGGATCACGCGGGCTTTGAACTCAAAGAAAGGATCAAAGAATATCTGCAGGAGATGGGGCACGAGGTCCTGGATGTGGGCTGCCACAGTTGCGAGTCCGTGGATTACCCGGTCTTTGGGGCCAAGGGGCTGGAAAAGCTCCTTTCCGGGCAGGCCGAAAGGGGGATCTTTATCTGCGGGACCGGCCTGGGGATGACCATCATGGCCAACCGGTTTCCCGGCATTCGGGCGGCCCTCTGTCACGACTGTTACACGGCGCGCATGTGTCGGCTCCACAACGACGCCAATGTGCTCACCATGGGCGGTCGGGTCATCGGGCCGGCCTTGGCGCTGGAGATCGTGCGGATCTTTTTAGAGACCCCCTTTGAGGACGGGCGTCACAGCCGGCGCCTGCAGTTGATCGAAGAATATGCGCGGAGTCTGCAAAATGTTCGCCAAGATTAA
- the fabF gene encoding beta-ketoacyl-ACP synthase II, translating to MRRRVVVTGLGAISPLGIGVEETWKRAVAGESGIGPITKFDARDLPVRIAGEVKGFRAEDFMPKKLVSRVDVFIQYAIAASRMALEDAGLPLENLGPRAGVIVGVGMGGMGIVEQYTLVLRERGWRRVTPFFIPMVIPNMAAGQVAILFGATGPNTAVCTACAAGNHAIGEAFRLIREGLADLMICGGTESLITPLSVSGFAVMKALSTRNEAPERASRPFDARRDGFVMAEGCGILVLEELEHARARGARIYAELAGYGLTADAYHMTAPHPEGEGAARCMEMALADAGLRPEDVDYINAHGTSTPLNDAAETRAIKRVFGEHAYRLAVSSTKSMTGHLLGGAGGLEAVLTVKAVAEDLVPPTINYEEPDPDCDLDYVPNQARKMPVRAAMSNAFGFGGTNAVLVFKKYGEGS from the coding sequence ATGAGAAGACGGGTAGTGGTCACCGGGCTGGGGGCCATCTCTCCGCTGGGGATCGGGGTGGAGGAGACCTGGAAGCGAGCGGTGGCCGGGGAGTCCGGGATCGGCCCCATTACCAAGTTCGACGCCCGGGACCTTCCGGTGCGCATTGCCGGGGAGGTCAAAGGTTTTCGGGCCGAGGATTTCATGCCCAAGAAGCTGGTCTCCCGGGTGGATGTCTTCATCCAGTATGCCATCGCTGCTTCGCGCATGGCCCTGGAGGACGCGGGGTTGCCTTTGGAGAATCTCGGCCCCCGGGCGGGGGTGATTGTCGGGGTGGGTATGGGGGGGATGGGGATTGTAGAGCAGTACACCCTGGTGTTGCGCGAGCGGGGCTGGCGCCGGGTGACCCCCTTTTTTATCCCCATGGTCATCCCGAACATGGCCGCGGGCCAGGTGGCCATCCTCTTCGGGGCCACCGGTCCCAATACCGCGGTTTGTACGGCCTGCGCCGCCGGAAATCACGCCATCGGAGAGGCCTTCCGTCTCATCCGGGAGGGCCTGGCAGATCTTATGATCTGCGGAGGCACGGAGAGTCTTATCACCCCTCTTTCGGTGAGTGGTTTTGCGGTGATGAAGGCCCTTTCCACCCGCAATGAAGCCCCCGAGCGGGCCAGTCGCCCCTTCGATGCCCGGAGGGACGGCTTCGTCATGGCCGAGGGTTGCGGCATCCTGGTGCTGGAGGAGCTGGAACATGCTCGGGCCCGGGGGGCGCGCATCTATGCCGAACTTGCGGGCTACGGTCTTACCGCTGACGCCTACCACATGACCGCTCCGCATCCCGAAGGAGAGGGCGCGGCCCGCTGCATGGAAATGGCGCTCGCCGACGCCGGCCTGCGGCCCGAAGACGTAGACTATATCAACGCCCACGGCACCAGTACCCCCCTCAACGATGCGGCCGAGACCCGGGCCATTAAGCGGGTCTTCGGGGAACACGCCTATCGGCTGGCGGTCTCCTCCACCAAGTCTATGACTGGGCACCTCCTTGGGGGGGCCGGGGGGCTGGAGGCGGTCCTCACGGTAAAGGCCGTGGCCGAAGACCTGGTACCTCCTACCATCAATTACGAGGAGCCGGATCCGGACTGTGACCTGGACTATGTCCCTAACCAGGCCCGGAAGATGCCCGTGCGGGCGGCGATGTCCAACGCCTTCGGCTTCGGAGGGACCAACGCCGTCCTGGTCTTTAAGAAATACGGGGAGGGCTCATGA
- a CDS encoding electron transfer flavoprotein subunit alpha/FixB family protein — protein MSGFWIYGQREKQGFHPVVYELLSVARKFAPRLSLEVTVVVLGDEGVREVAEELIAYGAQRVLLLVHPELADFRDEVYAEVLAGEVRERAPEVFLFGATAEGQALAPRLAGLLHLGLTAHCTAFEVDEEGRFVQVRPSFGETVMARIVSRTRPQMATVRPGVFRKAERIETPEGVVEEVKLSGVPRARVRRRKIKGLPRRESPLSGARVVVAGGRGLLTKENFEKLFDLAELLEGAVGATRPVCHLGWVSEEHMIGVSGETVAPKLYLGFGISGALQHTVGMEGSEVVVAVNLDPEAPLMKRADIAVVGDATRILPLLIQRVREVKGGFHGAQG, from the coding sequence ATGAGCGGTTTCTGGATCTACGGGCAGCGAGAGAAGCAGGGTTTTCATCCGGTGGTCTATGAACTCCTTTCCGTGGCCCGGAAGTTTGCCCCTCGTCTTTCACTGGAAGTGACCGTGGTGGTCCTGGGGGACGAGGGGGTGCGGGAGGTGGCCGAGGAGTTGATCGCCTACGGGGCCCAGCGGGTACTCCTTTTGGTGCATCCGGAGCTTGCGGACTTTCGGGACGAGGTCTACGCGGAGGTCCTGGCCGGAGAGGTGCGGGAGAGGGCCCCGGAGGTCTTTCTTTTTGGGGCCACGGCCGAGGGGCAGGCCCTGGCCCCGCGGCTTGCCGGTCTTTTACATCTGGGACTTACGGCCCACTGTACGGCCTTTGAAGTGGACGAAGAAGGGCGTTTTGTGCAGGTGAGGCCCTCTTTCGGGGAGACGGTCATGGCCCGCATTGTCTCCCGCACCCGGCCCCAGATGGCCACGGTGCGTCCCGGGGTTTTCCGCAAGGCCGAAAGGATAGAAACCCCCGAGGGGGTGGTGGAGGAGGTCAAGCTCTCCGGGGTGCCCCGGGCCCGAGTGCGCCGGAGGAAGATCAAAGGTCTTCCGCGCCGGGAAAGTCCTCTTTCCGGGGCCCGGGTGGTGGTGGCCGGGGGCCGGGGCCTCCTTACCAAAGAAAACTTCGAAAAACTCTTTGATCTGGCGGAACTCCTGGAAGGGGCGGTGGGGGCTACCCGGCCCGTCTGTCACCTGGGATGGGTCTCCGAGGAACACATGATCGGGGTCTCCGGCGAGACCGTGGCCCCTAAGCTTTACTTGGGTTTCGGGATCTCCGGGGCCCTGCAGCACACCGTGGGCATGGAGGGCTCGGAGGTGGTGGTGGCGGTGAACCTCGACCCGGAGGCCCCCCTCATGAAGCGGGCGGACATCGCGGTGGTGGGAGACGCCACCCGCATCCTTCCGCTTCTCATCCAGAGAGTGCGCGAGGTAAAAGGAGGGTTCCATGGAGCTCAAGGGTAA
- a CDS encoding acyl-CoA dehydrogenase family protein, with amino-acid sequence MNYFLSEEEKLLVELVNRIGRDYIAPHALRWDEEEAYDPAPIRALAQADLFGLVIPEEYGGLGWGTLALCLAVEHLSRYCPGVATTYAASFLGAYPILLFGTKEQKARYLPEVASGRKLCAFALTEPQAGSDAAAIKTRAVREGDHYVLNGIKQWITNGGIADLYVIIAVTDPRKGARGASAFIVEKGDPGFAVGRQEKKMGLRASVTTELFFTDCRIPKERLLGREGLGFIVAMRTLDYARVGVGAQAVGLAQGAFERALNHARRRVQFGQPVYHFQAVGHTFSEMAMRIEAARALVYQAARTIDAGAKEISGPSAMAKAFATDVAMWVAERAVQMMGGYGYMRDYGVEKLMRDAKCLQIYEGTNEIQREVLARELLKYYREA; translated from the coding sequence TTGAATTATTTTCTATCGGAAGAGGAAAAGCTTTTAGTGGAGTTGGTAAACCGCATCGGGCGGGACTACATCGCCCCTCACGCCCTCCGCTGGGACGAGGAAGAGGCCTACGATCCCGCCCCCATTCGGGCCCTGGCCCAGGCCGATCTCTTCGGCCTGGTCATCCCCGAGGAATACGGGGGACTGGGCTGGGGGACCCTGGCCCTCTGCCTGGCGGTGGAACACCTTTCCCGATACTGTCCTGGGGTGGCCACCACCTATGCGGCCAGCTTTCTCGGGGCCTATCCCATCCTCCTTTTCGGGACCAAGGAGCAGAAGGCCCGCTATCTTCCGGAGGTGGCCTCCGGGCGCAAGCTCTGCGCCTTTGCCCTCACCGAGCCCCAGGCCGGAAGCGATGCCGCGGCCATTAAGACTCGGGCCGTGCGGGAGGGGGATCATTACGTACTTAACGGGATCAAGCAATGGATCACCAACGGGGGGATCGCTGACCTTTACGTGATTATTGCCGTGACCGATCCCCGCAAGGGGGCCCGGGGGGCCAGTGCCTTCATCGTGGAAAAGGGCGATCCGGGCTTTGCCGTGGGACGTCAGGAAAAGAAGATGGGCCTTCGGGCCTCAGTGACCACGGAGCTCTTCTTCACCGATTGCCGGATCCCGAAGGAACGGCTTTTGGGGCGGGAGGGCCTGGGCTTTATCGTGGCCATGCGCACCCTAGATTATGCCCGGGTGGGGGTGGGGGCCCAGGCCGTGGGGCTGGCCCAGGGGGCCTTCGAGCGGGCCCTGAACCACGCCCGCCGGAGGGTGCAGTTCGGACAGCCGGTCTATCATTTCCAGGCCGTGGGGCACACCTTTTCCGAGATGGCCATGCGGATCGAGGCTGCCCGGGCTCTGGTCTATCAGGCCGCCCGCACCATAGATGCCGGGGCCAAGGAAATCTCCGGTCCTTCAGCCATGGCTAAGGCCTTTGCCACCGACGTGGCCATGTGGGTGGCCGAAAGGGCGGTCCAGATGATGGGGGGCTACGGCTACATGCGGGACTACGGGGTGGAAAAACTCATGCGGGACGCCAAGTGTCTTCAGATCTACGAAGGCACCAACGAGATCCAGCGAGAGGTCCTGGCCCGCGAGCTCCTCAAATATTATCGGGAAGCATGA
- a CDS encoding TSUP family transporter produces the protein MDFLKVTFPVSGVTTWVFLPPLVGFTLAFFGVMGGVTGAFLLLPFQFSVLGYTTPGVSATNLLYNLFTIPPALWRYRRQGRFPRTLTLAMLLTLIPGMFAGYLLRISLLSSPGRFRYLVGLVLLYLSLRLLGDLRRQTRPRPAKGDTLSEGVFSLREIRLFFGGEVYRVPGPPLLLLSLLVGLVGGAYGIGGGAILSPFLVAVLRLPIYITAGGTLATTFVGSLAGVLFYSFGPGAGPQTRPDLLLAALLGLGGLIGGWFGARLQPRIPERLIKAGLFLATLLVALKYLLWHK, from the coding sequence ATGGACTTTTTAAAGGTGACCTTCCCGGTCTCGGGGGTAACCACCTGGGTCTTTCTTCCCCCACTTGTGGGTTTCACTCTGGCCTTCTTCGGGGTCATGGGTGGGGTCACCGGGGCCTTTCTTCTGCTTCCCTTTCAGTTTTCGGTCCTGGGCTACACCACCCCCGGGGTCTCGGCCACCAATCTCCTTTATAACCTCTTTACCATACCCCCGGCCCTCTGGCGCTACCGGCGTCAGGGGCGCTTCCCCCGCACCCTCACCCTGGCCATGCTTCTCACCTTGATCCCGGGAATGTTTGCGGGCTACCTCCTGCGGATCTCTCTTCTTTCCTCTCCGGGCCGTTTCCGCTACCTGGTGGGGCTGGTCCTCCTCTACCTCAGCCTGCGGCTTTTGGGGGACCTCCGTCGGCAGACCCGCCCCCGTCCTGCAAAAGGAGACACCCTCTCCGAGGGGGTTTTTTCCTTGCGGGAGATCCGTCTCTTTTTCGGAGGGGAGGTCTATCGGGTCCCGGGCCCCCCGCTTCTCCTTTTGAGCCTTCTCGTAGGCCTGGTAGGCGGGGCTTACGGGATCGGAGGCGGGGCCATTCTCTCCCCTTTTCTGGTAGCGGTCCTGAGACTGCCCATATACATAACCGCCGGGGGCACCCTGGCCACCACCTTCGTGGGCTCTCTGGCCGGAGTCCTCTTTTATTCCTTCGGGCCCGGAGCCGGACCGCAGACCCGCCCGGATCTTCTGCTGGCCGCCCTTTTGGGCCTGGGGGGCCTTATCGGAGGCTGGTTCGGGGCCCGACTCCAGCCTCGCATCCCCGAACGTCTCATCAAGGCCGGGCTCTTTCTGGCCACCCTCCTGGTGGCCCTAAAGTATCTTCTGTGGCATAAATGA
- a CDS encoding class II fructose-bisphosphate aldolase, with translation MDERKTLDQEVYQAVFAEGEEKASRLRAVREKSEALGARPASIYPLYREMAREFPGFTVPAINLRGMTYDVARALFRTAKRLSVGAVILEIARSEMGYTRQRPLEYAAVVLAAAAREEFPGPVFIQGDHFQANRKAFLAHPEAEKRALKDLIREALSAGFYNIDIDASTLVDLSKETLEEQQRPNYELTAELATYVRSLEPEGITVNLGGEIGEIGGHNSTPEELRAFMEGFNRAFSAGPGLSKISVQTGSSHGGVVLPDGSVAKVQIDFETLRVLSEIARREYGLAGAVQHGASTLPEEYFHVFPEVGCAEIHLATGFQNLIFDHPALPEEFRQKIYRYLKENLRKEWQEGWTESQFLYKTRKKAFGIFKRDWWDLPQGVKGPILETLEETFEKIFRALRVTETLERVQTLCG, from the coding sequence ATGGACGAAAGGAAAACCCTGGACCAGGAAGTTTATCAGGCAGTCTTTGCCGAGGGAGAAGAAAAGGCGAGCCGGCTTAGGGCCGTAAGAGAAAAGTCCGAAGCCCTGGGAGCGCGCCCGGCCTCCATCTACCCCCTCTATCGGGAAATGGCTCGGGAATTCCCGGGCTTCACCGTCCCGGCCATAAACCTCCGGGGAATGACCTACGACGTAGCCCGGGCCCTTTTCCGGACCGCCAAGAGGCTTTCCGTAGGAGCGGTCATCCTGGAGATCGCCCGCTCGGAGATGGGCTATACCCGCCAGCGGCCTCTGGAGTACGCTGCGGTGGTGCTTGCGGCGGCGGCTCGGGAGGAATTTCCCGGACCGGTCTTTATTCAGGGGGACCACTTTCAGGCCAACCGCAAGGCCTTCCTGGCCCACCCCGAGGCCGAAAAACGGGCCTTAAAAGACCTCATCCGGGAGGCCCTTTCTGCGGGCTTCTATAATATCGACATCGACGCCTCCACCCTGGTGGACCTCTCTAAGGAGACCCTGGAGGAACAACAGCGCCCCAACTATGAACTTACCGCAGAACTGGCCACCTACGTGCGTTCCCTGGAGCCCGAAGGGATTACCGTAAACCTCGGCGGAGAGATCGGGGAGATCGGCGGACACAACAGCACCCCGGAGGAGTTGCGGGCCTTTATGGAGGGCTTCAACCGGGCCTTTTCCGCCGGGCCGGGTCTTTCCAAGATCAGCGTGCAGACCGGCTCGAGCCACGGAGGGGTGGTTCTTCCCGACGGTTCGGTGGCCAAGGTACAGATAGACTTCGAGACCCTGCGGGTGCTTTCCGAGATCGCCCGTCGGGAATACGGCCTGGCTGGAGCCGTCCAACACGGGGCCTCCACCCTTCCCGAGGAGTATTTTCATGTATTCCCGGAGGTGGGTTGTGCGGAAATTCACCTGGCCACAGGCTTTCAGAACCTCATCTTCGATCACCCGGCCCTTCCGGAAGAATTCCGCCAGAAGATTTACCGCTATCTCAAGGAAAATCTCCGGAAGGAGTGGCAGGAAGGCTGGACCGAATCCCAATTCCTCTACAAGACCCGCAAGAAGGCCTTCGGGATCTTCAAACGCGATTGGTGGGATCTTCCCCAAGGGGTAAAAGGGCCCATTCTCGAGACCCTGGAAGAGACCTTCGAAAAGATCTTCCGGGCCCTCCGGGTCACGGAGACCCTGGAGCGGGTGCAGACCCTCTGCGGCTAG
- a CDS encoding electron transfer flavoprotein subunit beta/FixA family protein, producing MHLIVCVKPVPKPGTVRVDPETHTLRRESAELILNPPDLYALEMAVELRERYGGKVSALMMGPPNAAPLLREAFTLGADEMVLLSDRAFAGSDTLATSYALSQGLRKLEPFDLVLMGKASVDGETAQVGPETAAWLGLPSLTQVTRIFREGDLFVAERLLDGYLEEVEFSGPAVLTVEPETVSLRPPSLKRLLAVREREPRVFSAEALGCDPEKLGLSGSPTQVLSVFSPETEKERLVLSGEPEEVVDQLVSLLRERGLI from the coding sequence ATGCATCTGATCGTCTGTGTCAAACCGGTCCCCAAGCCCGGAACGGTCCGGGTGGACCCGGAGACCCACACCCTGCGTCGGGAATCCGCGGAGCTCATCCTCAATCCCCCGGACCTTTACGCCCTGGAGATGGCGGTGGAACTCCGGGAACGCTATGGAGGAAAGGTCTCGGCCCTGATGATGGGTCCTCCCAATGCCGCGCCCCTTTTGAGGGAGGCCTTCACCCTGGGGGCCGACGAGATGGTCCTCCTTTCGGATCGAGCCTTTGCCGGCTCGGACACCCTGGCCACCAGTTACGCCCTCTCCCAGGGCCTGCGCAAACTGGAGCCCTTTGATCTGGTCCTCATGGGCAAGGCCTCGGTGGACGGGGAGACGGCCCAGGTGGGGCCGGAGACTGCGGCCTGGCTGGGACTTCCGAGCCTCACCCAAGTGACCCGGATCTTCCGCGAGGGGGATCTTTTCGTGGCCGAAAGGCTCCTTGACGGATATCTGGAAGAAGTGGAGTTTTCGGGGCCGGCGGTCCTCACCGTGGAGCCCGAGACGGTGTCTCTGCGACCCCCTTCTTTGAAACGCCTGCTTGCGGTAAGAGAACGTGAACCCCGGGTGTTTTCCGCCGAGGCCCTGGGCTGTGACCCTGAGAAGTTAGGCCTTTCCGGCTCCCCCACCCAGGTCCTTTCGGTCTTTAGCCCAGAGACCGAAAAGGAGCGCCTCGTACTTTCCGGGGAGCCGGAAGAGGTGGTGGACCAACTGGTATCTCTTCTCCGCGAGCGGGGTCTTATTTAA
- the acpP gene encoding acyl carrier protein has protein sequence MSVEEKVLEIIAEKLNVSKDQLKPEASFVDDLGADSLDLVELVMAMEEEFGMEISDEEAEKLRTVGDVLNYVKEHAQG, from the coding sequence ATGTCGGTGGAGGAAAAGGTGCTGGAGATCATCGCCGAAAAGCTCAACGTCTCCAAAGACCAGCTCAAGCCCGAGGCCTCTTTCGTGGATGATCTGGGAGCGGACTCCCTGGACCTGGTGGAGCTGGTCATGGCCATGGAGGAAGAGTTCGGGATGGAGATCTCCGACGAGGAGGCCGAGAAACTGCGCACGGTGGGAGACGTGTTAAACTACGTGAAAGAGCACGCCCAGGGATAA
- the fabG gene encoding 3-oxoacyl-[acyl-carrier-protein] reductase, with product MELKGKVALVTGASRGIGRAVALELARSGAQVAVNYAASEGPAQEVVREIEALGGQALAVKFDVADPEAVSQGVKEVEEALGKIDILVNNAGITRDGLCMRLKEEDWERVLSVNLKGAFLVTKAVLPGMMKRRWGRIINVSSVVAFSGNPGQTNYAASKAGLVGFSRSLALEVATRGITVNVVAPGFIETDMTAALPEKVREALLSRVPLGRPGTPEEVAYAVVFLASEKAAYITGTVIHVNGGLW from the coding sequence ATGGAGCTCAAGGGTAAAGTGGCCCTGGTGACCGGGGCCTCGCGGGGGATCGGCCGGGCCGTGGCCCTGGAGCTGGCCCGCTCCGGGGCCCAGGTGGCTGTAAATTATGCGGCCTCCGAAGGGCCGGCCCAGGAGGTAGTCCGGGAGATCGAGGCCCTGGGAGGGCAAGCCCTGGCGGTGAAATTCGATGTGGCCGACCCCGAGGCCGTATCCCAGGGGGTAAAGGAGGTGGAGGAGGCCTTGGGAAAAATCGACATCCTGGTCAATAACGCCGGGATCACCCGGGACGGTCTTTGTATGCGGCTCAAGGAGGAGGACTGGGAGCGGGTCCTTTCGGTAAATCTCAAGGGGGCCTTCCTGGTCACCAAGGCCGTACTCCCGGGAATGATGAAGCGCCGCTGGGGTAGGATCATCAATGTTTCCTCGGTGGTGGCCTTTTCCGGAAATCCGGGCCAGACCAACTATGCGGCCTCCAAGGCCGGGCTGGTAGGGTTTAGCCGCTCCCTGGCCCTGGAGGTAGCTACCCGAGGGATTACAGTGAACGTGGTGGCCCCGGGGTTTATCGAGACGGACATGACCGCGGCCCTTCCGGAGAAGGTCCGCGAGGCCCTCCTTTCCCGGGTCCCCCTGGGAAGACCCGGCACCCCGGAGGAGGTGGCCTATGCCGTAGTCTTTCTGGCCTCGGAAAAGGCGGCCTACATTACGGGCACGGTTATTCACGTGAATGGAGGGCTCTGGTAG
- a CDS encoding nucleotidyltransferase family protein codes for MIRPNLLSQRILARLEKELVEDLREFYGEHLRGAALFGSVVKGTLGIYSDIDLLILIETRKTLRKELEDFERYLGEKLEEKYGFFFYPQILAPKDLRKARSLGLALLEGGKVLYDPEGLLEGWLKELRESLNRGKLKDIPARAKFTGGLKVERSLLWSRGLDPFGGIYA; via the coding sequence ATGATTCGACCTAACCTCCTCTCCCAGCGAATTCTGGCGCGCTTAGAAAAAGAGCTGGTGGAGGATCTTCGTGAATTTTACGGAGAGCACCTCCGCGGAGCGGCCCTTTTCGGATCCGTGGTAAAGGGTACTCTGGGAATCTATTCCGACATCGATCTTTTGATTTTGATAGAGACTAGAAAAACATTGCGCAAGGAACTTGAAGATTTTGAAAGATATTTAGGAGAAAAACTCGAAGAAAAATACGGTTTTTTCTTTTATCCTCAAATTTTAGCCCCGAAGGACTTAAGGAAGGCCCGCTCTCTAGGATTAGCCCTTCTTGAGGGTGGGAAGGTCCTCTACGATCCGGAGGGGCTTCTTGAAGGTTGGCTAAAAGAACTTCGGGAAAGCCTCAATCGGGGGAAATTAAAAGATATTCCGGCCAGGGCCAAGTTTACTGGAGGATTAAAGGTTGAAAGAAGCCTTTTATGGAGCCGAGGATTGGATCCCTTTGGAGGAATATACGCGTGA
- the glyA gene encoding serine hydroxymethyltransferase, which produces MFAKIKETDPEVWEIIRAETERLSGQLEMIASENLPSRAVMEAEGSPLMAKYAEGYPGARYYGGCEFVDRAEDLARERLRMLFGAEYANVQPHSGTQANMAVYFAVLKPGDTILSMNLAHGGHLSHGSPVNFSGQLYRIVHYGVSRETETIDYEEVRRLALEHRPKMIVAGASAYPRVIDFEAFARIAEEVGAYLLVDMAHIAGLVAAGVHPSPVPYADFVTSTTHKTLRGPRGGFILARESYARLLDKTVFPGIQGGPHMNIIAAKAVCFKEALSAGFKSYQQQVVANARRLAEVLAAEGFRLVSGGTDNHLILVDLTPQGLTGAEAEELLSQAGITVNKNAIPFDPRPARVTSGIRIGTPAVTTRGLKEEHMEMIGEWMAAILKNPQKEALRREIREKVSRLCAEFPVYPDLFS; this is translated from the coding sequence ATGTTCGCCAAGATTAAAGAGACCGATCCCGAGGTCTGGGAGATCATCCGGGCAGAGACGGAAAGGCTTTCGGGGCAGCTGGAGATGATCGCCTCCGAGAATCTGCCCTCCCGGGCGGTGATGGAGGCCGAGGGCTCCCCTCTCATGGCCAAATATGCCGAGGGGTATCCGGGGGCCCGCTACTATGGCGGCTGCGAGTTTGTGGATCGGGCCGAGGACCTGGCCCGGGAGCGGCTCCGGATGCTTTTTGGAGCGGAATACGCCAACGTCCAGCCCCATTCCGGGACCCAGGCCAACATGGCCGTCTATTTCGCGGTGCTCAAACCCGGGGACACCATCCTTTCCATGAATCTGGCCCACGGAGGGCATCTCTCCCACGGCTCCCCGGTGAATTTCTCGGGCCAGCTCTATCGCATCGTGCATTATGGAGTCTCCCGGGAGACGGAGACCATCGATTACGAAGAGGTGCGGCGTCTGGCCCTGGAGCACCGGCCCAAGATGATCGTGGCCGGGGCCAGCGCCTATCCCCGGGTGATCGATTTTGAGGCCTTCGCCCGCATCGCCGAGGAAGTGGGGGCCTATCTCCTGGTGGATATGGCCCACATTGCGGGGCTGGTGGCTGCCGGAGTCCATCCTTCTCCCGTCCCCTATGCGGACTTTGTAACCTCCACCACCCACAAGACCCTGCGGGGCCCGCGAGGGGGCTTCATCCTGGCCCGGGAGAGCTATGCCCGACTTTTGGACAAGACGGTCTTTCCCGGGATCCAAGGCGGACCCCACATGAACATCATTGCCGCCAAGGCGGTATGCTTTAAGGAGGCCTTATCTGCGGGATTTAAGAGCTATCAGCAGCAGGTGGTGGCCAACGCCCGGCGTCTGGCGGAGGTGCTGGCCGCCGAGGGTTTTCGTCTGGTCTCCGGGGGCACGGACAATCACCTCATTCTGGTGGATCTTACCCCCCAGGGGCTTACCGGGGCCGAGGCCGAAGAACTCCTCTCTCAGGCCGGAATCACGGTCAACAAAAACGCCATTCCCTTTGATCCCCGTCCGGCCCGGGTTACCAGCGGGATCCGCATTGGCACTCCGGCGGTGACTACTCGGGGGCTTAAAGAGGAACACATGGAGATGATCGGGGAATGGATGGCGGCCATCCTCAAGAATCCTCAAAAGGAGGCCCTTCGGCGGGAGATTCGGGAGAAGGTCTCCCGACTTTGTGCGGAATTCCCGGTCTATCCGGACCTTTTTTCATGA